Below is a genomic region from Rhea pennata isolate bPtePen1 chromosome 35, bPtePen1.pri, whole genome shotgun sequence.
ggaaaaataaaaacccacGTGGAGAAGCAGGTGTGTTTCTGTTTGGGCGGGGGTGCATCACTCGCAATATGCTCGCGCTGTCCGCGCCACTCTCAAGATGGCCGCCGCCTGGATGGGAGCCGCTGAGGGACatgggggggctggggggtggCGTTCCCGCGTCCCCTTGTCGCCACTCCCAAGATGGCAGACGGCACCGCGCCTTTGCGAGCGCCCCGTGATGGCGGCGCGGCCAGGACGCGTGACCCCCCCCCGCACCTCCTCCTTCCGGTGACCCCAAGATGgtggcgcggccccgccccctccttCCCGTTCCGTGTTTGAATAAACTTTATTGGGAGGCCGGGGCCGAGCAGCGGCGGCGACAGCAGCGGCAGCGGTGCTGGGGcctggccgggggggggcgggcgtCGGGcctgggcagggaggggggagcgTCGGGGCCCTAAAGAGCCTGAAAGGGGCGCCCCACGGCCTTACAGAGCCAGAGAGGAGGTCCCAGGCCCCTATAGACCTGGTGGGGGTTGTCCCAGGACCCTATAGACCAGGGTGGGGGGTCCCGAGCCCTATAGGGTCTGGTGGGCCGCACAGAGCCGTGTGGAGGCGGGGCTGGGCCCCGTGGATCTGGGGAGATCCTATAGAGTAGCATTGTAGGGGGGTTAAGGAAGGGAGCTCCTATAAGGAGCTGCACTCCCtacagaaagagaggagagatttCCATAGGGGAAAGGGGGCCGTGAGAGGTTGGGTCTCTGCAGAAAGGAGCCGAAAACATCCTGTGAAATTTCACATATGGAAATCTTATAGGGAAGAGGGAGGCAGGGATCTATAGGGTTTGTGAGGccagctgtggaagaggagcCCCCCCCCGcgtgggggggggaagctgcCCCGTGGGGCTGATGTCCTGGGGTGGTGGTagggggggagaaggaaggcaCCTATAGCGGGAGTAGGGGGTGCCTATAGCAAGGCCCTGCTATGGCCTCCGTGCCTGTGTACTGCCTGTGCCGGCTGCCCTATGACGTGACCCGCTTCATGATCGAGTGCGATGTCTGCCAGGACTGGTTCCATGGCAGGTGGGAGCCGTGGAGGGCCATGGGGAGGGGGCACCTGGGAGAGACTGGAAGGGGGATGGGGTAGATGGGGATGGTGAGGGGATGTGGGGGGCATGGGGGTGGTATAGGGCCTGGGAGGGCAACAAGGGGGAGGGTGGCAACAAGGGGGCACTGGGGAGGGACAAGATAGGGGGGACAGCATGGGAACCGAGGGGCTGCCAGGGCCTGACCTGTCCCCCTTGCGCCCCACTACAGCTGCgtgggggtggaggaggatgCAGCGGCCGAGATTGACCTCTATCACTGCCCCAAGTGCCAGGAGCTGCATGGCCCCTCCATCAGTGAGTGCCCGCCCGCGCAGTTCCAagcccctgcctccccccccacacacacaccgtTGTCCCAGGGGCGGCCAGCTTCCAGCCCCGGCTCCCTTCCCAGCCCTGACGTGGCCCCTGCTCCGCAGTGAAGCGGCGCCGTGGCCCCACCAAGCAGCCAGATGCAGAGCCCATCCGCACCATCCGTACCGGGAGCGCGCAGTTCGTGCGGGAGCTGCGGGGCCGGACCTTCCCCAGGTGAGAGGGGGCTGTGGGCACTGTGCCGGCGGGGCCGTATGGTCGGCATAGGGCTAGGAGCTGGGCCTATGGAGAGCAGTCAGGACCGAGAGCTGGACACGCTGCTTCTCTGTGTCTCCCAATCTGCACTGTTTTTTATACCTCATGTACCGGGTGTTTGGGGGCAATATGGACTGAAAGACGCTTATGGCAGTAGCAACAAGCCCCAAGCATGCTGAAAGCTCCATTTGGGCCCCTCCCTGAGCGCTATAGGGGTTATAGGGAGCTGTAGGGCATGGGGCCGGGTGATGTGGGGGccccgcagggcccggcccAGTGCTGCAACCCCCCCAGTGCCGATGAGGTGCTCCTGAAGCCCAGCGGAGCCCAGCTGACAGTGGAGTACCTGGAGGAGAACAGCTTCAGCGTTCCCATCCTGGTGCTGCGCAAGGAGGGGCTGGGCATGACCCTGCCACCCCCCACATTCACCGCCCGTGACATCGAGCACTACGTGGGTGAGAAGCCCGCccggggcgccgtggggcaggctgggggtgcACAggggtgtctgtggggcaggcTGTGTATTGGCATCTATGGGGTCTGTGGGGAAAACTGGACCAGTGGAGCAAATTAGAGGCACATAGGAGCATCTATGGGGCAGGCTGAGGGTGCAGAGGAGTGTTTATGGGGTGCGTGAGGCATGCTGAGGCTGTATAGCGATGTCTTTGGGGCCTGAGGAATAGATTAGGGGTACATAGGGGTGTCTACGGGGCAGGCCAGGGGTGCAGAGAATCACggaatcggtaaggttggaaaggacctctggagatcatctaacCCAACcccctgcccaagcagggtcacctagagcatgttagacagggttgcatccaggggggccttgaatatctccagagaaggagactccacaacctctctgggcaacctgttccagtgctctgtcactctcgcaggaaagaaattcctcctcacattcaggcagaacttcctgtggttcagtttgtggCCATTACTTCTTGTCCTGTCGCGTGGTGCTACTAAAAAGAGTTTAGCTCCATCTCCTTGATACGctctcttcagatacttaaaCACAAAGGTTccctctcagttttctccagggtaaacaggcccagctcttgcagccgttcctcgtagggcagatgctccagcgGTGTCTGTGGGGTGTTTGGGGCAGTCTGGAAGCGTGAATGGGTGTCTTTGTCCCATTAGGGCAGGCTGGGAGTGCAGGGGGGTCTCTATGGGGTGTGTGGGGCACGCTAGGGTTATGTAGAGGTGTCTATGGGGCCTGTGGAGCAGATCAGAGGTACATAGGGGTGTCTATGGGGTGTGTGGGGCACGCTAGGGTTATGTAGAGGTGTCTATGGGGCCTGTGGAGCAGATCAGAGGTACATAGGGGTGCCTATGGGGCAGGCTGGTGATACATAAGGGCGTTTATAGGACAGGCTGAGAGTACATACGAGTGACTGTGAGGCCTGTGAAGTATATTTAGGGTACATAGGAACATTTATAGAGCAGGTTGAGAGCATGTAGGGGAGCctgtggggtgtgtgggggggggctgAGGGTGGAGGTGGGTGTCTGTGCCACACATGGGGCCAGCTGGGGGCACATAggggtgtctgtggggcaggcTGAGGTTACCCAGGGGTATCTGTGGGACCCGTGGGGCAGGCTGAGGGTGCAGAGGGGTGTCCGTGGGGTCGATGGGGCACGCAGGAGGTGCGGTGTGGGGTGCAGCaccatctcccccccccccaacgccAGGCCCAGACAAGGAGATCGATGTCATCGACGTGGCACGCCAGGCTGATTGCCGCATGCGTCTGGGCGACTTTGTCACCTACTTCTGCGGGACCCGCCGCGATCGCGTCCTCAACGTCATCAGCCTTGAGTTCTCCGACACCCGGTGTGTCCCTGTGTCCCTCCCTCTGCCATTCTGCCTGCTGTGGAGGGCCTCCCAGCCCTGACAAAGCCCATCCCGCAGGCTGTCCAACCTGGTGGAGACGCCGCGCATTGTGCGCAAGCTCTCGTGGGTGGAGAATTTGTGGCCAGGTGAGTCGGTGTTCGAGCGGCCCAGCGTGCAGAAGTACTGCCTCATGGGTGCCCGCGACAGCTACACCGACTTCCACATCGACTTCGGCGGCACCTCTGTGTGGTACCACGTGCTGCGGGTGCGCCTGGTGGCAAGGGCTACAGGGCAGCCGGGGGCCTCTTCAgggcccctgccctgccccacgtGACCCTTTGCTCCCTGTCCCACAGGGTGAGAAGGTTTTCTACTTGGTTCGGCCTACCCCAGCCAACCTGGCCCTCTTTGAGAcctggagcagctccagcaATCAGGGCGAGATGTTCTTCGGCGACCAGGTGGACCGGTGCTACCGCTGCCCCCTGCGCCAGGGCCAGACCCTCTTCATCCCTACCGGTACAGTCCCCCTGATGTCCCCGGGGATCTCCCTGACCTCTCCCAGGTCCTGCTGGGTCCATTAACCACGTTCATCAGGGCCAGGCTTTCTCCATCCCCACCGGTACATCCCCTGGGATCTTTCCAACTCTCTCTGGGTTCTTTATTCACCTTCCTCAGGGCCAGACTTTGCTCATTTTCCGGGCTGTCCTCAACCTTCTTCAGGTCTCCCATGGTGCTTCATCCACTTTCATCAAGGCTAGATCGTTTTTATCGCTACCAGCAGAGTCCCCTGATGTTCTCCAGGCTCTCTCCAACCTTCTTGCACCTTCCCACTTCTCTCATGCACCTTTACCAGGGCCAGACACTTTTCATCCCTGCTGTTATGGTCCCCCAATGTCCTCGAGGATCTTCCTGACTTTCCTTAGGCCCCCCCAGGTCCCTTACCCACCTTCATCAGGGCCAGACTGTCTTCATCCCACCACTTCTTCATCCACCAGGCTGGATCCACGCGGTGCTGACGCCTGTCGACTGCTTGGCCTTTGGAGGCAACTTCCTGCACAGCCTCAACATCGACATGCAGCTCAAGTGAGTGCTGAGGCATTGTGGGGTGTTGCGGGGCACTGTAGGACGTCGCAGACCCCCTGACATGCCCCCCCGATGTGCTCCTGACCCCTCTAGGGCCTATGAGATCGAGAAGCGGCTCAGCACTGCCGACCTCTTCAAATTCCCCAACTTTGAGACCATTTGCTGGTATGTGGGCAAGCACCTGCTGGACACATTTCGAGGTGGGTCCTGCTGCCCCAAGGTGCACTGGAGGGGGGGGCTGGGGTCCTTGCCCTGCTTCCAGGGGTCCTCAGCACCATCTTGGCAGGGTCCTGCAGGTCCAACCCTGCTCCCAGAGGTCCTCAGCCATGTCCTCGAGGGTCCCTGGGGTCCTCAGCCCAACCCTAGGGTGGCCTATGGGGGTCCAGCCCCTGCTCCCAGAGCCTTCAGCTCCATCCTGGACAGTCCTTGAGGTCTAACCCTAGTCTTGGGgggctcctgcactccctggaGTCCTTTGGTGGCTCCTTAAGTGTCTGAGCCTTGTCCTGAGGGACCCCAGCCCGACTTTTGGGGTTTCTGGAGGTCCCAGCTTGGTCTAGGGGGGGGGTCCTTGGGCAGCTCAGTCCCATCGGAAGGGTCCTAGCTTGGTTCTCAGGTGTTTGAGGTATCCTAGGGGTCCCAAATTGGTCCAAGGGGGGAGGTCCCAGCCTAGTCCTTCGGGGTCTGGAGGGGTGTCTCAGCCTGATCTTGTGGAGTTCTAAGGGAGTCTGCACCTAGTCCAGAGATCCCAGCCTAGTCCCGGGGGGTCCTTGGGTATCTCGGACATGTCCTGGGGGtcccagcctggccctgggggGTTGTAGCTCAGCCCTGGGGTGttgtgggggagggagggtccAGGCCCCATAGAGGTGGCCTCAGGGCATCCCTGTGCATCCCCAGGGCTGCGCGAGAATCGCCGGCACCCTGTGGCCTACTTGGTGCACGGGGCCAAGGCACTGACCACCGCTTTCCGTTCCTGGACCCGCAAGGAGGTGAGGGGCCAGGgtgaggggctgctgagggCCTACCCTGGCGGACAGtggggggctctggggcagaCATGGGGGTGGTTGGGGGGCTCCAGAGCGGATATGGGGGTTTGGGAGGCTCAGGGGTGGATGGGGGGGATGTCCCCATTTTGAGGCCACAGCCCCTCTCAGCCCCattttgccttcattttccCCCAATTCATTTCCTCCTCCCAGGTACTGGCTGAGCATGAGCACGAGATCCCTGAGACTGTGCGGCCTGGGCAGCTCATCAAAGACTTGGCAAAGGAGATCCGGCTGGTGGAGGTAGGGGCCACCGGGGGGCAATGGGGGCACTGGTAAGGACTGGGAGGGTCGGAAAGCCCCTGCGGAGGTCACTGCTTCCCCCCACCTCCGCAGGACATCTTCCAGCAGAGCATGGGCAAGTCGGGGCCCCCCTTtgggctgccccggccccaccCCGAGCCCCTTGGCAAGAAGGGGGGTGCCCGCAAGGCCCCC
It encodes:
- the PHF8 gene encoding histone lysine demethylase PHF8 isoform X3; translation: MASVPVYCLCRLPYDVTRFMIECDVCQDWFHGSCVGVEEDAAAEIDLYHCPKCQELHGPSITLTWPLLRSEAAPWPHQAARCRAHPHHPYRERAVRAGAAGPDLPQGPAQCCNPPSADEVLLKPSGAQLTVEYLEENSFSVPILVLRKEGLGMTLPPPTFTARDIEHYVGPDKEIDVIDVARQADCRMRLGDFVTYFCGTRRDRVLNVISLEFSDTRLSNLVETPRIVRKLSWVENLWPGESVFERPSVQKYCLMGARDSYTDFHIDFGGTSVWYHVLRGEKVFYLVRPTPANLALFETWSSSSNQGEMFFGDQVDRCYRCPLRQGQTLFIPTGWIHAVLTPVDCLAFGGNFLHSLNIDMQLKAYEIEKRLSTADLFKFPNFETICWYVGKHLLDTFRGLRENRRHPVAYLVHGAKALTTAFRSWTRKEVLAEHEHEIPETVRPGQLIKDLAKEIRLVEDIFQQSMGKSGPPFGLPRPHPEPLGKKGGARKAPPGAGPRRLQPEVLEPEGRRGPARSPELPEDEEEDDEEDEEDEEEEEPEAPSSSPEETDGDSEAAEGELPLGVANGRGARLDLDSEEDLQIDETPPRRGSRRLPRLPRKLPRAKPCSDPNRVREPGEVDFDIEEDYTTEEEEGGAGSAAGILDLLKASRQVGGSEYPQLSEAPASPSTREAIQGMLRMANLPAGTPPVVAGAPGWWATGQAAERGVPGASGAPRRLLPAPRSTDSEDEASPDEHDSLGACFKDAEYIYPSLESDEDDPALKSLPKKKKVTDDAPWSPKARVTPTLPRQSRPVREGTRVASVETGLAAAAAKLAQQEHRKLQRRKGPVKRRPPSPPSTEPEPEAEPEPQAEPEAVAAVSLETAELEAAAGGGEAEGHTEPPPYPPSLADHEYTARPGLPGRAPAPMAPGVFLSGPRRGVPPPGEWGARTGGRGGPEAPRGPPGPVAGPGRRPRKGLATAKQRLGRILKIHRNGKLLL